The region CCAACAAATTAAGATGCTATGTTGCAGGCAAACCACAAAAAGCCTTGGCTGACCTTCTCCGAGAGTACAACCTTCCTCCCGGCCTCTTTCCTCGGAACATAACATGTTATGAGCTCGACGAAGTGAAGGGGAAGCTTATCGTGTACTTGCCATCGCCCTCTGAGGTGTACTTCAAGGACTCATCTATGATAAGGTATGCAACAAGGGTAAAGGCGACACTTTCAAGGGGAAAACTTGGTGGGATAGAAGGAATGAAGACAAAGGTATTGGTTTGGGTTAAGGTGACTAGTGTTGGTGTTGAGAGCTACAAATCTGATAAAGTTTGGTTCACTGCTGGTGTGAAGAAGTCAAGGCCTAAAGATGTCTATGAGTTGCCTCGAGAGGCCATTAAAGTTGAagagttttgagctgagttgagaTCATCTCTTTTACTTCTTACTTCAAATTCTATTGTGTAAACCCTATGTGTATGAACATTACTTATTATTGGTTATTCATTGGTCACTAAAAGAAAAATAAGTATGACAaatatatgattttcttttggttGCTACAATTAATACTTGTATGTATTCCATATGGATCATATTTGTTATAAAATAAACTGTCCACACCAAATCAAATTGTACTTTTCTGATTGCATGTTGGATTACACTTgagttgaggtgtagattgagtatagaatttattgtttttttatttattgtttcttTGGGCAATGACTTCGATACTTTAGTGTAAGTGCTACTTAGTTTAGTTCACACTTTGCTCAAAACTTACCAAAAAAATTCAGTTTTTTTTAAGGAGAAACATATTCTTTTATGCAATTGCTTTGCTTGTAATATTTATTAGGAATATTTGCCTTAAATTctctaatatttttaattttgcatTTTatatttaatctattttttttgttttactacAAAAGTAtctgttgactgtctttttcgctgTCAACATTTATGAAAGAGGTTAAAGAAATAGCTATATGAACACAGATTTTTACGTAGTTGAGGTTATagaagaaccctagtccacgtgTCTTTTTTTATTAGAGAGATTGCATGCTTGAGGTTGCAAGCTTCTACAGTAtcttctcaggcagcgtttagattgctctgagtacaagtatATCTTCATCCAAAAaatgaaccctttacaatgagaccttcaaccctatttatagaggttgggatcACTAATATTAATAATCAGTCATTACTCTTACATTTGGGGGATTAATGCACTTCAAGGCACTTGGCTGCTTTGAATAGAAACTACAGCCCAGGCGAGATTTGCGGGGCCAACTATAGAAAGGTAACCACTTTACGCAAAACATGCCCCTGGGAACGTTAGGGCATGTTGTATGTATTCACGTGTCAGGCGGCGTAGTGGgtgtgcgaattgtcgagtcgtacactcaaCAACACTGTTGACGGATCGCCCACAAAAGTTGTCAGACCATTCTCTGAATCTGAAAACCCGCTCCTACTGACACGTCACTCCTTGTCCTAGGTTCGAGAACTAAGACCTCGGACCTGGGAGGCGAGTGAGAGACAAGACCCCACACCTTAACTGTCCGAGCTGGAGAACTTCCATCTTCGAGACCGAGCATCGGGGGGGTAACTCACCAAGGCTTCTACAACCCCCTTCAAGGATAAGGCCTCATCTAGGAAGACCCTTGTACCGACTATAGGCCTCGGGCAGTAACATGCCCCTAGGATGACTACGAACGTCCTAGCCAGGAATTAGGGGATGCCACATGTCGGTGGTGAAAAATATGGATAGAATTTACCCCCCAAGTTTCTACTTGTCCTTGGATAGTAGAGACTTCAATCTAAGGAAGATTTCGAAGAGTCCTCAGACGGTAAACATTTGGACTTCTGTTGATGTCACCCTGAAAAGCAGAACTACGTGTCAACAccccattgttgggcccatcagCTCATGCATTTAATTAGGGGTCACCTCGATATCCCAAACGTCTACTATGTGCCCGAGGTGTCTTATCCCAAAGAAAAAAATGATTGCGTTCCACGCCTTTTGGACCCTGACCATCAGATTACTTTCGTGAATCTACTCATCTGACGGTTGTGGGGACGTTGCTCCTCTGATATGTTTTACTGGGtataaaaacccaaaaaaacctTCAGTCTCATACCACATCCATTCGAAAATCACAAAACCTCTCAACGCACCCTCTTCTCTCTCGTCTTCAACCCATTCTCGGAGTTCTGGAAAACTGGCATGAGTCTTCTTATTTTTGGTCAGACGGCAAGCAGTACTTCAAAGTGAGAACTCGCCTCAGCACCAATCTCCATTTTATCTCGGGTAAGCATCTTTAATCCATTTTCTTTGGTGTGTGCTTGGCGTTTTTCGATATTTGTTTAGGAATAGCAATAGTGTAGGATTCCAGAGTCTGTTCTTCATCTTCATAAGTCGTTTTAGGCATATTTTGACATTGGGTTCTCTCGAAACGACCTTCAAGACTTTTCTATCAACTTCGCGCTTTTCCAGATTCCGGTAGGTTTATCTTCCCTGGCCTATCGTTAGGTGTCGGGGATGCCATGTATCCCCAAAACTCTCATTTTCCTTTCAAACAGTATTCTTAGAGCCATTTCTGTTTTTCCCATTTTTCCTTCGATCAGAATGCTAACTCCTTGGATTTTTGTCTCAAATGTCCAAGGAGATCCACCAACTGCACGAGCATGGATTTCACCTATTCGACCAGGAACTCTCTGAGATTGCTCGCGCGCGAGATACCTCCAAGGGAAACGTAGGGGCGGAGGCCCGAGCGCTGGATAGGGAACAAACCGTCTGCTCCGACCTCCAGGTGGCGCTGAGGCCTCTCAGGTGTGAGGATTCGGGGCTCACCGTGGAGGAGGTCAACAGAGCTCCCATTCCACACCCGTCGCAAACATACGACGGTGAGGCATTCGAGGCGGAAGACTACCGCACACTACTCCGACATCCCGAGGCCCTGGGGGCAATCATGgggtattactcagtcaaagacAAATGCCTCATCCGCCTTTGTCGGGAGTTCGAGCGGGCACATCGCAACGTCTATGGCCTGGGTGCTTGGACTCAAGCCCACCTGATGACAGGGGCTACCTTACCCCTCAAGCAGTACTTCGTCAACTTTCAGAAGTATGTGGGGATAATCCCCTTCCAGCTCTCCCCCAACAGCTATAGAGTACTTGCGAGGATGTATGTTTTATTCTGGAGACAGAAATGGCCAGAGCCCTCACCGGCAGAGATTTTGTATTTCTACAGTCTAAGGACCACCCCACAGAATAAGAGATCCAAGCGGGATGGATACTACTCTCTGGTGAAGTACCCCGCTTCCTCGCTCAGCTACAAGGCTCCCCATCACAACGAGAATCACGCTCAGGATTACAAGGATGcattctgtaatgacccaaatttcctaataagggttaaggccttgattagggggtcaggatggcaaattttggaa is a window of Humulus lupulus chromosome 4, drHumLupu1.1, whole genome shotgun sequence DNA encoding:
- the LOC133830630 gene encoding uncharacterized protein At5g01610-like, with the translated sequence MDKALTKVGSFWISKKAKEEISNITEDLSSFSSTVEEKARWVFNKLKGKPQKALADLLREYNLPPGLFPRNITCYELDEVKGKLIVYLPSPSEVYFKDSSMIRYATRVKATLSRGKLGGIEGMKTKVLVWVKVTSVGVESYKSDKVWFTAGVKKSRPKDVYELPREAIKVEEF